In one Lycorma delicatula isolate Av1 chromosome 5, ASM4794821v1, whole genome shotgun sequence genomic region, the following are encoded:
- the LOC142325720 gene encoding SCAN domain-containing protein 3-like — translation MDRGGPYHKLDDTSWLLDSADVSKLGNRVREVFGKYKIEELEMEILNFQEDLSLKSSYATCSNIWTLMGREKYPILLSVALKLYSCFGSTFLCEVAFSSINIIKNKYRSSLTDSHLDDTLTYSSYTPDFPQLAASMQCQISH, via the coding sequence ATGGACCGAGGAGGTCCATATCACAAACTTGATGATACATCATGGCTACTAGATTCCGCTGACGTTAGTAAACTTGGAAATAGGGTGCGTGAAGTATTCGGAAagtataaaattgaagaattagaaatggaaattttaaattttcaagaagaCCTTTCTTTAAAATCCTCATATGCAACGTGTAGCAATATATGGACTCTGATGGGCAGAGAGAAATACCCGATTCTCCTTAGTGTTGCACTGAAATTGTATTCGTGCTTTGGTTCAACGTTTCTTTGTGAAGTtgcattttcatcaataaacatCATCAAAAACAAATACCGATCCTCCCTTACAGACTCTCACCTTGATGACACGTTAACTTATTCCAGCTACACACCAGACTTTCCTCAACTTGCAGCGAGCATGCAGTGTCAAATTTCACATTAA